CAGTTTTTGTGGATCTCGTCACTCCGGATTCTTCCTACGTATGCAGCGCAGTGAGAGTGCTTCCTACCGCAATTTCGTCCAAGCAAAGGCAACTCCCTGAGGTCTCGCTGCCAATCCCACTGGAAGACTCGAGAaagcggcgcatgcaggttTATGGAGGGGACGCTTTGGCGTTTAGGAATGGCGGTGGACGCAGCGGAGGCCAGCAAGCCCCCATGCCTCCCTTCCTGTACAATTACTACACCAATTACTATCCCGCGTATCCATCCAGTTCCTCCGCTTACGAGTATCCTGAGAGTGCAGCCGTGGAGCGACCGTTTGTACCAAGTCTGCCGCAGCCATACTACAGCACCTCCGTCTTCCCACCTTCTAGAGGGATTCCATCACCATCGCAGATGGTTTACCTGCCGAGTGCGTCTCCTGGATCGTATATGCAGCCATCACCACAGCAGGCGTACCAAACGCAGTATCGTGTCGTACAAGACAGGAATATAGAAGATCCCAGAGCGTGGCAGGCGCCTCCCACTCcagcgccgccgccgccagcAACACCTTCTCCAACTCCTTCCCCTCCCTGGGTCATTTCTCCGGAAGGAACTGTACGGCACCCCGTTACGTTGCCAGTGGGAACCACAGTGACGGCTCCCGTCACGATTCCAATCACTCTGCCGATTACATCGCCTTCACTGTCCCCGCTTACCAttgcctttcctctcacCATTCCTGGAGAGCGAGACTTCTTTCCTCCCCCTTTTCGGCCGGGCGAcccctctccttcgcctcccaCTTCCCCAGCTCCTTCCCCTTTGCCTCTCCCCTACTATCCCTACCCTCCTTACTATCCACCCAGCCCTCGTCCAGGTCCTCCTGCAGCACCGGGAAATCCTCCAGATTATCCTCGTCCTCCGACCCAGCCTTCACCTGCTCCTCCGACTCCTCCAATTGTGACTCCGCCGTACCCAATCTACCCTTACCCGCCGTATTTTCCTTACCCACCTCCACAGACACCTgctccttcgccgtctccagCTCCCACTCCGCCTGAAAATGGAAATCCACCTCTGCCCTCGCCTGTCCCCGTGCGTCCAACGCCAACTCCAAGGCGGCCCGGAAGAGGCGGCGGAACAGACTCTTCGGAATATCCAGAGGACAAAATGGAACTCCAgcggaacagagaggaagaatcGGAGGCGATTCCTTGGTCATCTTCGGATCCCGTTTCCACTTCTGCAGTCAAGGACAAAGGTGTGCGGCGTCCCGAGGAGGCTCAACAGCAAGCCTTTCCTTTGCGGGCAGGGACGGCAGTAAAAGACGGGCAACTGGATATCACAGCAGGAGTGGTAAATGGTGTCGCCGATGAAACCATCGAGGGCCAAGGTGTACTGGCATCCGAACAGCAAGGGGCCGGTGTGGAAGCAGAAGTGTTTCTCGATTTCTTAGGGAAAGCAGTTCCCCCAGCCCTGCAGACAGTGCCGACGATAATCCCTACGGGAAAAGACGTTATTTCAGCCGATCTTTCGTCAACTCTGAGAGTCAAGGAGACTACGCCTTCTGCCACAATAAGCAAAGAAGGAATCAATATAAATCCCTCTGCATTTGATCAACTGATGGCAGCGATCGTGGCCAAAATAGACAGCCGTGATCGATCTGAgcccctctttctcccctcaaTCTGCCCTGCGTGTAAAGTGGACATCGTGACTTATGCGCCGATACAGATGCCCGAACCCGATGTAGACTCTTTCGAGAGAGCACGAGACCAACTCACTTACCTGCAGCGGCAACGAGTTCCCAATGGAGTGCAGCCAGCGCGAGGGAGGAGGGAACAGGGAGAGGACCGAGCAGCAACGGTAATGGCGTCAATGACGGTAGAAGAGGAACTTACTGATCAGACgacaaacgagaaggaagctgcGACACTGCCAAAATCGAGTTCCAGTGAGCAAGCGACAGAAGTacacgacggagaagaccaCGATGTTGCCGGAAATGCCCCTGTAGTTCTGCCCAAAATAACATCAGCGTTTCTCGAAGCACTTCATGTAGCAGAAGGCAACAAAACAcaaacttcggaagaagcgacgaaacgaAAGGCGGCTGTAGTCAATCCGGATACGGCACCTGAAACAGAAGATCTGagcagtctcttctctcctgttaacagaagaagacgaccaAAGGAGTTCCGGTCTCTCTCACGAGAACGCGACGGAACAGCCTACGTGAGGAACGGAAACCAGACAGTCCCGGAAACGTACATTAAAGGAAGCATCCGCCTCAGCGCCACTCCCCCACTCAAACGAGGTATCGGCTAAGCTGCTGAAAAGTGAACACATTTTTTTAGCGCAGGTCAAACTGGGATTACACGGTGAACAGAAGGTTCAAACAGCTGCGGCAGTGTTTCCTCAattctccactttctccacGACGTGCGGGGCATCCTACGCAAAAACGTACCTCGGTCTTCATACTGCCAAAGGTCAAACAACCAGATGTAGTTATTGACAAATCCAGGAAATGCATGTGTGCCTACGTAAACACATGCATTGAGACACCTAAATACTACGGTAATTGTAACGGCAGTATATGATTTCTAAATATACAGATAGAGCCGCCGTACTCCTGCACTTGTGCCGATCATTGACAAGCTGTCCTGCTCACAGAAAACTGGAGGTCTCCTTTTGGTGACAAATCTTCTCACGGGGCCCCCGGTACCTGTGTCTCGACAGCGTCCAACTGCCCAGATATTGGAATGTAGCAAGGGGAATACATCTGGTCGGTTTCAATTCACGGGATTTGCACACACAAGCAGGTCGCGTTATCTGGGTTATCTGCTGCAAGTATGAAGGGGCATGCACACAAGGAATTCACGAGCCGTGGGATCGCTCTATTGTTCGATGTGCATCTGCTTTTTAGAGGAGATTACTCAGGGAACTGATGACATCGCGGCGCCCTCTGTGTATCGGAGCAGACTTGACgccggagacgaagagggaacaTTTGCTGTCTTGTTCGCTTGCTACCGCCCATATGAAGATGTAGAACCGCTTCTGATGGCAAGCCTGGAGGTCAGGGTGGCAGTAAGTGACATGTAATTCTGACTGATAAAGACCATCTGAACTGTGAACGTACTTTTCTGGTCTGGCCACACTTATTTCTTTATATACACCACACGCTTATATCTATACCGGATTGTAGGTTTGTAGAAATGCATGTAAATTAAAAACGTACATCATGTGTGACTGAGGTAGGTAATCGGATGGGGAGGCCTTGTGGAGGCCGCGGCTCCTCTTAAGCGAGAAATATGGATAAATGGTCACGCAGGATTTCACACGATTCCTCTACCACGCACAACAGAGAAGGGCCACGTAGGTGATAACTGCCGAAAACATCCCATCAGAGGGCGTCCTATCTAACGAGTATATGCTTGCCTCCAAAActgcttctttcctgtctgtctgcaGAACGAGATGCCTCTCCACGCGCAATCATGAAGATTTTGCAGCGACACAAGAAATCGCTGTATTTGACCATCCACGACTGTCCACAGGGAGCTCCCTTGGGAGTACAGTTTCCTCGTAAACTCTCATCGAAATCCGAAGGTGTTTTGAGTGTCACCTGAAGAGGTCTCTTACAGAATCTTCCCGCCGACTTTTTAATCATTTTTGGTACCAGTTGTCGAATCTTGCGCGGTACGTGAGCCGCTTTCATACCCTAGTTTTGCTGGTCACTAGTTGATATCTGCTTTGGTGCTGGCGAGGGCTCCCCTCCTTGCGGGGAGTCGATCGTCTATTGCGGGGTTAAGGTTTTTTTTTAACGTTCCATAAGCAAGCACTTGCGTCCTCTCGTCCGTGTCAATTTGTGGCTTCCTTGTCCGACCACGTTCACAGCAGGGACGGACTGTTTGAGTCAGTGAACCGCCCGATTCCAGAATTTCCTTGGATGTAGCTGTGTCCCTGCAACAGTCCTACCACAGCGTTTCAAAACCGATTTTTTGAAGACAAGGAACCACATAATCAAACGAAACTTCGATAGGCGAACTGCCTGTGGACACTAACATCGTGTGCAGACACTACCACGCATTCACCTGTCCATGAAgtctgaaaaaaacaacttAAACTCCTTCCATACCCCTTGGCTCTTATCCTGTATCTGTCGAGTTCAAAAGGGATCAAAACAATATAAAATGGTGGAGCGAAGACGGTGGGCTACTGACGTGTTCCCGGAATTGCCCTGGAGTCAGTATCCTTTCTCCAAAATCAACTCCATACAGGAAGGGACTGCACGAGCACCTGTCCAACTCCACGCTGCAtgagtctctcttcgttACAGAGGTGCCCCCAGCGTCGCAGCCATAAGCGCCGCCCACCCTGCAAGATGCCAAGATTTAATCTTCTTGCATTGCGACAGGAATCGCTGAAGGACTGGATATGATACAGGAATATCTGGCAACTGCACACAAAAAGGCACACGGGAAATGTCCTAGAGATAATCCCAAAACAAACGAGAAATCGAAGCCGATCTCTTCGTTTGCCCTAGTCTTCTGAGTCACGTAGTCCTACACGCAGTGTATGGGTCGGGCACTATACATGGCTTTTCGGGTTAATGTCAGAGTGAGTCCACCCCGGACGCCACGTTCACCTAAGCCTCAGCCGTTCCACAGGAATTGCGTTACTAACAACTATATTCAAATGTGCTGCCTAATTATCGCGAAAAAAACACTAGGAGTATGTCAGTATTACAAATAGTAATCACCGCGAGGACTACTGTTTTGACTTGAGCTGGAAACACACGGAAGCTTGCCTacggtgcatgcgctggagATTAAAAATCCTTGACGGATTCCCACTGTTACGCTTAAACCTGTGCATGGGATATTCGTGTTTCTTTCCCACTACGGAGCCAAAACTGATTCGGCTTTTCAACTCAGCCCAAATTTCGTTCGATGCGAAAAAATGAAGCAAGTCTACGCAATACACTCTCAAGTCTTCAGGTGTACTGAGGCCCTGCACCCTAAATTTACATGCGATTACACTATCTCACCAAATCTGCTGCAGCACTCCGTAAGACGGCAAAGATGGGCTAtcgcagacacacacacttgCACGTGTTTTTCCAAATCCATATTCCCCACTGAGACCTCCGGACACGAGAGATAATTTTGACTTTTTAAGAACAGCTCCAGCGCAAGTCCAAGCCTCTAACACACATTTCACCGGCAACGATACGGAACGTCACAAACCTCCAGGCACTCCTTGACCTACCCATAGCGATTCAAGACTTTCAGCGTGGCAGGAAGTGAGTAGTTCCATGacgtcgtctccgtcttcagGAAGCCCTCTAGCAGGTCTTGTTCGCCACTCTGCAGCCCCATTTGAAGTGTCGTCCTCGGGCGGCAAAGTGTTCGCGACCCGCTCTATCAATGTATTCCACGCACTTGCACTCTCTAATTGAgagtcttcctccctctctgcttgcGCTGTATCCTCCCATGGCGACCTTCCCTCGAAAAGACACTCAGGTGCCGGTACGCAAGCcagcgagacacagacagttTGGAGTTGGTTTGGCGGCAAGGCCTGGAAAAAACTTCGAAGCGCTCTCAAGCGCTCCAGATCTGAGGGCAGCTCTCGGTTTCGATGTCCTTGCTCACGCCGTTCAACAGAAGAATAATTGATGACTTGTGTCACGCTTAGATGCCGCAGTCGTGGCAGACGTCCCCTGAGTCCACGAATCAAAGTGATGGGCAGCGGAGCCTCCACCACCAGACATTCAAGGAAAGGCAATGACGCGAACTGGCACGGCGGGTCACTGGAAGCTGTTGATTCCGCCCTTTCGACAGGAGAATCTTCAGCCGAAGACGCAAGTGTCGATACTTCTTCCAGGAAGGGATTCACTGGAAGTTCTCGCCAAGAACGAGGCCCAAGGcagtcgagaaaagaaggcaaagaaccCGGAAGGACTCCCTCCACATTTGGTCCTGAGGCCAGAGACGGAGAATCATCTGCTTCGCTCCGGAAAGACGGAGACTCAGAGGCCTTGGAATTTGATAAGAAATCGCACGCAGAGTTAAGTGCAGCAACGGATCTGGATTGTGAAGACTGAAACGGAAACGAATCACGAAGAATTGGAGATGAAGCGGTGTCTGTGCTAGGAGCCGACGGAGCACAACAACGGATCCGTTGCCGGCCTTGGAGACTGTTGCTGACCgggaagaaagacggaaTAGTCGACAAAAGTCGAACAGGGGTATCTGCAAGGCAGACGGCATACATGCAAACAGCGCGTACGCCTCCCATTTGTCCGTAGGTGCACGTGTTTCTTCAACCGCTTGCCGTCTACTACAGCCGCCACATTGGAGTAGTGGAATCTTTATCTTTTGATCTGTGGCAGTAATTTTACTGAAACACAAAGTCGAACTAGCGCCTCAACGATATCCTCATTTTTCGTTCTGTATTACTGCCTTTTGACAACAAAGAAACGGACGACAAAACGAAAAGCTCACACTGTTTCTACTTCTCACCTATCCAAAAGACTCCACATCCCCTTTGTCCGACGCCGCGGTACACGTCAAGTCGTCTCAGTGCAGGCATCAACAAATCTGCGCTCCCTTCTGCCGTAGCGTCCTGGTCCATATCGTCAATTACAGCAGGAAGGTGTCTATGTCCGGCAGCACAGGGGTCATGGATTGTGTCCTTGCCGTCAGGAGCGACCTTTCCGTTCTCGTGTAGTTGTGGCCGCGAGGCAGAACAGACTCCTGACGATTGACGAGTAGGGAagagcaaaagagagagaagcgctgcCGTCTCCTCACTCGAATACACAGACAACTGCAGCGTCTGAACCCATCGAAAAGGCGTAGGGTTATCTTTAAAGTTTAGGCGACAGAGGGATACCCGTCCGGCAACCTTCTGCCTCCTGTGTGAGGGACGGGGGTTGGAGGCCTGCGTCGCAGAATGAACCAGGTTCGTGAACGCTTTGGTCGCGTCGGCGAAAGTTAAGTCAAGGTCACTCcagctgtacatacagaGGGAGTTAACACATGCGCATCAGACTGTGGTGAGCTGACCGAACTCGGGTGTGAGTCAAGCGAAATTATCTGCAACATGTAAGCTCGTGGAACGAAACGGACGCTACTTTATAGAAGGAATGCATGCTCCGATGGACATCCACTGTTAGCTGCAAGGCTTGATGTATAATTTTTGACGGGTCGCGGCATTCGACACGAGCCGGAACCGTGGCTAAAAGTCGTGCCTCATACAAACCCAGGAACCACGAGATGCACTACTGTGAAAGGTACACTATGTTGAAGGTCTCCGTTCAATAAACCGGCTTACCAGGGGCTTGTTTCAGCTGCCTCTCGccaagacacacacacagctgCTAGTTgacgtctctctcgccacgCTAGGCATGAGAGGATCCGACCAACGATATCTGGATGCTGGAGAAGATCGCACATTTTTTCGgtttcctctgctttgtTGACTCGATTTTTGTGAAGAAGGTGTCGTTGGCAGCCAGGATCGGTGAAGGGATGTTTGCCGAGATCTCGTTCACATGAAACCAACGAGGCTTCGTCTTGATGAGAGGAAGGGGGCCATGGGCTACGTGTCGAGAACGCTGAAGTTGGGTTGTGGACGGCGGGCGATTTTtagacagaaaaaaggcgtACAATGTCTTGCCGGGAAGAATGTGCAGAAAAGCAGGGACTTCGAAAGTTTGAAAATGTGAGCCTTAAATTGAAAGGCAGGCAGAGTTGAATAAATGCTTGCGACGGACTTTGACCTCATACCGAGCGAGTCAGCTCGACGGTTCCCCTCTTGTGGTGAATGAGAACGGTCGGGAGATGCCCGGAGGCAGCTCACGGTAGTTATTGCACCCGTGCGTCTTGCTTTTACTGTGCTAGAGAGCTGTTTTTTGCATGGATAAATGAGTCTAAGTACCATGCGGAAATAAAAAAAAGCTGAGAGCGTTGCTGAATCGGTTGTTGTTGCATCTATATTGTCTTTGTCCCCGCCCTTCAGACTGCGAACTAACTGAGAGGCTTAGACAAACGGCTAGTTAGCCTGGTGGGTGAGTGCctacgagagagaaaaaaaaacaggatTGTTGACTTCTTCGCGTCAGTCCCGTATCCAGCCATGGAAGGGGGGCGTTTCGGACGCTACAATGTCAGCatatttctctctcgtgttcAAGACGAGTCACCTGGACAAATGGGTCACCCCGCTGATTTATGGTCGGTCGAGTCATTGCCGCGGGGCGACTACAGGAATTTCCTTGTTCAAACAAGTCTGTGATACAGCGAGTCTCTCAAGTGAAAAACAGGACGTTTCGGAGTGTACACACCTGACTACCAGAAGTGAGGACGACGGAATAGTGGTGCATGTTTATGGTGCTATCTCAGTCGACTGCATCTAGAGTGCAGAACAACTAGAGAAATCCAAATCAGCGTATCATAGGAAGGATGCGAAAACAAAGGCTTCTGACCAACCATACGAGACGGTTTGCATGTTGCGAAGGCGGTCCACTCGGCGGTTTGATGGCTTGCCTGTTTTCAAGCACAGGACCTCCTCTTGGATAATGAGCAAAATAACGGCTGGTTAAGTTCTCTACCCGACGGACATTCGTAGTCGCATACACGCAGATACACAGAAGTTTAAATAGCTAAAAACCTGTTTTAAGCGAACAGACAGCTATGGCAGGATTACCTTTCGGTCAAAGTGTGAAGCTGGTGTTGCAGTTGTCCCCTAGCGGGACCAAAAACAGCTTCTTGTCCAAATCCGCCTGAGATCCGCTAACGTGGCGTTCTGTCTAATATTGCTCGTGGTCATTTTTTCCAATCACAGTCAGAATGTCCCCAATGTCGGCAAGGAGATGGGTCAAGCAAACTTCAcgcgtcgctgtctgctgGTTTTGCTAAGGGATATTTTGCGGCACACACGCAAGTCTCCATTTGCTCAAGCTCAGGCCCTCTAGCAACCAAACTACAACTGGTTCGTTCGTGGGTGCCTTCCGTAGCACAGTGGCTTGGTTCGTCACGGAAATCGAGCACGCAGCAGACAAGTGAAGTGTAAAGACCCAGCAGCTGTACAGAATCACTGCGCGTATTACTGCGGCGCACACGCCTCGAAATGATACCCGTAAGCACACATAGGTCGATATGCACTTATAAAGGCCACGTGAAGCCACGGTCATTGTGTGTTCTAAGGGAGGACACCAGCGTTCGGCTCCGCGTCTGTTACATCGATAACGTGTTCACTGTCGTCAACGGCAAAGGCGACGATCCTGTAAGCGTCAGCTTCTTGCTTCTCAGCAGCTTCGGGTCGCAGCACATTAATCAAGGAAGCGTTTTGGGAAGTAGCTTCGGAAGCGGCCCCTTGGGGAGGGGAGGCAGGCGCAGACGTGTCCACGAGAATGCTATCCCCACCGGAAATAATTGAACCCCCCAGCATCTCAGAGCTTCCAGTGCCGCTCGAGTTTGAGTTTGAGGGGGCATCCGTGAATGCGGGGATGACTGCATAAGGCGGCTGGGGGTCCGCTGTAGAAATCGCCGGTGTGCTGTCCCGATTTACCGATGCCCTTGTCACGGATTCGGTGTTCATTCCTCGTAGTCGAGAGAGTAACGGAGCCTGTCGAGTCACGCCATCATCTCTGGTGAAGTAGTGCTCATGAATTGCGTAAACGAAGAAACCAATCGCGAAGCCACCAAGGAGAAGCATCGCAAGCCTCGCCCAAGTAGGCTGCTTGCTCCGCTGCTCCTCTGCCATTCCGGGTTCGTATCCAACAAAAACACTAGCGGTGAAAATATATCGGGGGGGTCCGTAGCACTCATGAACGGATCTTTGTTGAAATACAGGAGGAGACCAGCGCACAAAATCCACGTAGTCGTAAATTCGACCAATAGACGCACATCTAGGGGCTCAGTTTTTGTCACTGGCTAGACCCAAAGTGTAGCTGATGGATCGTTGgtcagaagaagaggagagtgGAAATGAGGAATGTCGTCAGAAGCGACCCAACCCTATAGATCTCTGCTCGCTAACCCGGGCGACCTGCTCTAACGTTTGGCAGTGCGTGCTCGTAGTCCGAACAGCCAGCAACGTCCGAGCACACGGCACGCATGGTTCATTCACTGCCAGAAAGGGGAATGCCTTTACAGAGTAGCAGGCGGTGGGTTTACAATTGTATATTATTCCAAGAATAAGTCTTCGGTTCTGGTTAGGTCATGCGAGGTGCAAGCGGTTGGCTCGAGTTGACCACATGGTCGCGGCCCTTTTGTGAAAGACCCCAGCTACAACTCGAGGCAGAACTTTTCAAAACTGGAGACATCAAACGACTCCGGGTATGTCCGCAGGAAAGATCTTTACTTCCCTGCTGCTCTCGTAACTaccgctgtctctccctcgtccaTCAACACGCGTAAGATCCAAGTGCGTATGTCACATCTGTGTCCAGAAGCAACATCACTAAAATGTGGCACGGCTCCGGTACGCAGAGACATTCGAGAGCTTCTTCCTATGTAGCATGCTGTATTGGCGGTATGCATAAGCCAGATACGTCCAGAGAGAATTGGTTACCAGACTACCTCCTTCAAACACCACGCACAATGGAGATGGTGATAGGATATTAATACCCATGAGGATCCATTTGGCACCCAAATGCGGTGGACGCATTTTTTCAGACCCTTCATAGTTCGCATCCAACACATCGAGACGTAAATCGGCTCACACTGTGGGATGCTCGGAGTTGCGACGTTGTTATGCAGACAAGACAGTCAGTTGCTTCTTTTGGACTACAAAACAAGCTATGTTTTCGGCGTTTCGCCGTTGAACACATTTTTGTGTGACGCGGTCTAACAAAGAACGCGTTGACCTGTTTCGGGTGACTGTCGATGATCAACCACGAATAGCGCGCATATTCAATCGCGAATGCCATTTGTATAGACCTTAGACTGCGAGCGAACCCAAGGTTCATTTGTCGTGGTGTTCTGAGACCGCGCATTCTGCACTGAAAATCACTCGAACACCAGTATTTGCTGTCCAGGTCCATCCCACGAACAGCACACGAGACATTAGAGGAGGGTATCGACAACAATGCCGACGGGCACCTATACAATCTGTCCATTGTAAGACCGAAACTACACGAGCATCTATCTTTCCGTTAATTGTTGCTGTGGATCACCTGACAGTGCCTTACGAGATTCAGACATTATCCGATGACCTACCTAGTGGCCATTATGTTAATATG
This genomic interval from Toxoplasma gondii ME49 chromosome VIIb, whole genome shotgun sequence contains the following:
- a CDS encoding hypothetical protein (encoded by transcript TGME49_258910), producing the protein MKSVWRRGSLPRAPSGWKRSFSVLMVIGITLLLVAQYNGEQANASGKTEGVPEADSVSAQDHAHRSALSGVEGRIPGSRARKPLQPGPQIMAGSIAMHPSSSVFVDLVTPDSSYVCSAVRVLPTAISSKQRQLPEVSLPIPLEDSRKRRMQVYGGDALAFRNGGGRSGGQQAPMPPFLYNYYTNYYPAYPSSSSAYEYPESAAVERPFVPSLPQPYYSTSVFPPSRGIPSPSQMVYLPSASPGSYMQPSPQQAYQTQYRVVQDRNIEDPRAWQAPPTPAPPPPATPSPTPSPPWVISPEGTVRHPVTLPVGTTVTAPVTIPITLPITSPSLSPLTIAFPLTIPGERDFFPPPFRPGDPSPSPPTSPAPSPLPLPYYPYPPYYPPSPRPGPPAAPGNPPDYPRPPTQPSPAPPTPPIVTPPYPIYPYPPYFPYPPPQTPAPSPSPAPTPPENGNPPLPSPVPVRPTPTPRRPGRGGGTDSSEYPEDKMELQRNREEESEAIPWSSSDPVSTSAVKDKGVRRPEEAQQQAFPLRAGTAVKDGQLDITAGVVNGVADETIEGQGVLASEQQGAGVEAEVFLDFLGKAVPPALQTVPTIIPTGKDVISADLSSTLRVKETTPSATISKEGININPSAFDQLMAAIVAKIDSRDRSEPLFLPSICPACKVDIVTYAPIQMPEPDVDSFERARDQLTYLQRQRVPNGVQPARGRREQGEDRAATVMASMTVEEELTDQTTNEKEAATLPKSSSSEQATEVHDGEDHDVAGNAPVVLPKITSAFLEALHVAEGNKTQTSEEATKRKAAVVNPDTAPETEDLSSLFSPVNRRRRPKEFRSLSRERDGTAYVRNGNQTVPETYIKGSIRLSATPPLKREEITQGTDDIAAPSVYRSRLDAGDEEGTFAVLFACYRPYEDVEPLLMASLEVRVANEMPLHAQS
- a CDS encoding hypothetical protein (encoded by transcript TGME49_258890~Predicted trans-membrane domain (TMHMM2.0):9-32) codes for the protein MAEEQRSKQPTWARLAMLLLGGFAIGFFVYAIHEHYFTRDDGVTRQAPLLSRLRGMNTESVTRASVNRDSTPAISTADPQPPYAVIPAFTDAPSNSNSSGTGSSEMLGGSIISGGDSILVDTSAPASPPQGAASEATSQNASLINVLRPEAAEKQEADAYRIVAFAVDDSEHVIDVTDAEPNAGVLP
- a CDS encoding hypothetical protein (encoded by transcript TGME49_258900), translating into MCDLLQHPDIVGRILSCLAWRERRQLAAVCVSWREAAETSPCWSDLDLTFADATKAFTNLVHSATQASNPRPSHRRQKVAGRVSLCRLNFKDNPTPFRWVQTLQLSVYSSEETAALLSLLLFPTRQSSGVCSASRPQLHENGKVAPDGKDTIHDPCAAGHRHLPAVIDDMDQDATAEGSADLLMPALRRLDVYRGVGQRGCGVFWIDTPVRLLSTIPSFFPVSNSLQGRQRIRCCAPSAPSTDTASSPILRDSFPFQSSQSRSVAALNSACDFLSNSKASESPSFRSEADDSPSLASGPNVEGVLPGSLPSFLDCLGPRSWRELPVNPFLEEVSTLASSAEDSPVERAESTASSDPPCQFASLPFLECLVVEAPLPITLIRGLRGRLPRLRHLSVTQVINYSSVERREQGHRNRELPSDLERLRALRSFFQALPPNQLQTVCVSLACVPAPECLFEGRSPWEDTAQAEREEDSQLESASAWNTLIERVANTLPPEDDTSNGAAEWRTRPARGLPEDGDDVMELLTSCHAESLESLWLPDIPVSYPVLQRFLSQCKKIKSWHLAGWAALMAATLGAPL